One region of Gouania willdenowi chromosome 13, fGouWil2.1, whole genome shotgun sequence genomic DNA includes:
- the gdpd5b gene encoding glycerophosphodiester phosphodiesterase domain-containing protein 5 isoform X2, translating to MVKHQPLQVYERQLCLSCITGIYGCRWKRYQRSQDDTTKWELLWSFVLLFTFCLLLIWFYFWFEAHNDYSEFNWFLYNRSGEWSDGTVPILATTAACFTYIAFLMVLALCHIALGQQLNLHWLHKIGVFAALLTTIAGVISVNQTWRQEWDVIPISLQATGPFLHIGTLAGVTVLSWIVAGQVARAEKTMFQVVVVLLYFSVLLGLYVVPMYITSPCIMDPNFLKPRPDVFGHHGAPMLAPENTLWSFQRALQMNVTGLEADLAISADGMPFLMRDVTLRRTTNVAKVFPDRQMDDASYFNWTDLQQLNSGLWFLKDDPFWTVHTLSQREKDLIANQSVCSLEQLLKLASFHNTSVVFRLRRPPPEHPCYHTWINDTLQTVQQSGVPQSLVMWTPDQHRAQVRELAPALIQTSMEKLSPQSLQIHGISRLLLRYNQVSTEEIRNISETQTDLTLYTVNEPWLYSVLWCSGVSSVSSEAPHVLRKVLYPVWLMRPNEFRLMWVSADLISFAVVVGIFIFQKYRTSGLRSYNPEQIMLNAAVRRSSRDINVMKEKLILSEVLKSSLGGPLSCTLCLYRKPDNELLFTHAPIGLILCRSRK from the exons TGGGAGCTGTTGTGGTCCTTCGTCCTCCTCTTTACCTTCTGCCTGCTGCTCATCTGGTTCTACTTCTGGTTCGAGGCACACAACGACTACAGTGAATTCAATTG GTTCCTGTACAATCGCTCAGGGGAGTGGAGTGATGGCACCGTTCCCATTCTGGCCACCACTGCTGCTTGTTTTACATACATTGCTTTTCTAATG GTTTTAGCACTGTGCCACATTGCTCTTGGGCAACAGTTGAATTTGCACTGGCTACATAAG ATAGGAGTGTTTGCTGCTCTACTCACCACTATTGCTGGGGTGATATCTGTCAATCAAACATGGCGACAAGAGTGGGATGTCATCCCCATTTCCCTGCAG GCTACAGGTCCTTTCCTGCACATCGGGACTCTTGCAGGAGTCACAGTGCTGTCTTGGATCGTGGCGGGGCAGGTGGCCCGCGCAGAGAAAACCA tGTTTCAGGTTGTGGTCGTGTTGCTGTATTTTAGTGTTTTACTGGGACTCTATGTAGTGCCCATGTACATAACGTCTCCATGCATCATGGACCCCAACTTCCTCAAACCACGGCCTGATGTATTTGGTCACCATGGGGCGCCGATG cTTGCTCCAGAAAACACACTGTGGTCCTTTCAGCGAGCGCTGCAAATGAACGTCACTGGTTTGGAGGCTGACTTGGCTATCAG TGCGGACGGCATGCCCTTCCTGATGCGTGATGTTACCTTACGGAGGACCACAAATGTAGCAAAGGTGTTTCCAGACAGACAGATGGACGACGCTTCCTATTTCAACTGGACAGATCTGCAACAACTCAACTCTGGACTGTGGTTTCTTAAG GATGACCCCTTCTGGACGGTACACACCCTGTCACAGCGTGAGAAGGATTTGATCGCCAACCAGAGCGTGTGCAGCCTTGAGCAGCTCTTAAAGCTGGCGTCTTTTCACAACACCTCAGTGGTTTTCAGGCTGCGCAGGCCTCCTCCAGAGCACCCCTGCTACCACACTTGGATCAATGATACGCTGCAGACGGTGCAGCAATCTGGAGTTCCTCAGAGCTTG GTAATGTGGACTCCTGATCAGCACAGAGCTCAGGTGAGGGAGCTGGCACCTGCTCTGATCCAGACCTCAATGGAGAAACTCAGTCCCCAAAGTCTTCAGATCCACGGCATCAGCCGACTGCTGCTCAGATACAACCAAGTTAGCACAGAGGAAATACG aaatatttcgGAAACCCAAACCGATCTGACGCTTTACACCGTCAACGAGCCGTGGCTTTACTCTGTGCTGTGGTGCAGTGGGGTGTCATCGGTGTCCTCAGAGGCTCCCCACGTCCTCAGGAAGGTGCTCTACCCCGTCTGGCTCATG AGACCAAATGAATTCCGCCTGATGTGGGTTTCTGCCGACCTCATCTCCTTTGCTGTAGTTGTTGGAATATTTATTTTCCAGAA GTATCGGACTAGCGGTCTCCGTAGCTACAACCCTGAGCAGATAATGCTGAACGCTGCAGTCAGGAGGTCCAGTCGGGACATCAATGTGATGAAGGAGAAACTCATCCTTTCTG AGGTGCTCAAATCCAGTCTCGGAGGGCCTCTGTCCTGCACGTTGTGTCTCTACAGAAAGCCTGATAATGAGCTTCTTTTTACACATGCTCCCATAGGGCTAATTTTATGTAGATCCcgaaagtaa
- the gdpd5b gene encoding glycerophosphodiester phosphodiesterase domain-containing protein 5 isoform X1: MVKHQPLQVYERQLCLSCITGIYGCRWKRYQRSQDDTTKWELLWSFVLLFTFCLLLIWFYFWFEAHNDYSEFNWFLYNRSGEWSDGTVPILATTAACFTYIAFLMVLALCHIALGQQLNLHWLHKIGVFAALLTTIAGVISVNQTWRQEWDVIPISLQATGPFLHIGTLAGVTVLSWIVAGQVARAEKTMFQVVVVLLYFSVLLGLYVVPMYITSPCIMDPNFLKPRPDVFGHHGAPMLAPENTLWSFQRALQMNVTGLEADLAISADGMPFLMRDVTLRRTTNVAKVFPDRQMDDASYFNWTDLQQLNSGLWFLKDDPFWTVHTLSQREKDLIANQSVCSLEQLLKLASFHNTSVVFRLRRPPPEHPCYHTWINDTLQTVQQSGVPQSLVMWTPDQHRAQVRELAPALIQTSMEKLSPQSLQIHGISRLLLRYNQVSTEEIRNISETQTDLTLYTVNEPWLYSVLWCSGVSSVSSEAPHVLRKVLYPVWLMRPNEFRLMWVSADLISFAVVVGIFIFQNYHTIRYRTSGLRSYNPEQIMLNAAVRRSSRDINVMKEKLILSEVLKSSLGGPLSCTLCLYRKPDNELLFTHAPIGLILCRSRK, encoded by the exons TGGGAGCTGTTGTGGTCCTTCGTCCTCCTCTTTACCTTCTGCCTGCTGCTCATCTGGTTCTACTTCTGGTTCGAGGCACACAACGACTACAGTGAATTCAATTG GTTCCTGTACAATCGCTCAGGGGAGTGGAGTGATGGCACCGTTCCCATTCTGGCCACCACTGCTGCTTGTTTTACATACATTGCTTTTCTAATG GTTTTAGCACTGTGCCACATTGCTCTTGGGCAACAGTTGAATTTGCACTGGCTACATAAG ATAGGAGTGTTTGCTGCTCTACTCACCACTATTGCTGGGGTGATATCTGTCAATCAAACATGGCGACAAGAGTGGGATGTCATCCCCATTTCCCTGCAG GCTACAGGTCCTTTCCTGCACATCGGGACTCTTGCAGGAGTCACAGTGCTGTCTTGGATCGTGGCGGGGCAGGTGGCCCGCGCAGAGAAAACCA tGTTTCAGGTTGTGGTCGTGTTGCTGTATTTTAGTGTTTTACTGGGACTCTATGTAGTGCCCATGTACATAACGTCTCCATGCATCATGGACCCCAACTTCCTCAAACCACGGCCTGATGTATTTGGTCACCATGGGGCGCCGATG cTTGCTCCAGAAAACACACTGTGGTCCTTTCAGCGAGCGCTGCAAATGAACGTCACTGGTTTGGAGGCTGACTTGGCTATCAG TGCGGACGGCATGCCCTTCCTGATGCGTGATGTTACCTTACGGAGGACCACAAATGTAGCAAAGGTGTTTCCAGACAGACAGATGGACGACGCTTCCTATTTCAACTGGACAGATCTGCAACAACTCAACTCTGGACTGTGGTTTCTTAAG GATGACCCCTTCTGGACGGTACACACCCTGTCACAGCGTGAGAAGGATTTGATCGCCAACCAGAGCGTGTGCAGCCTTGAGCAGCTCTTAAAGCTGGCGTCTTTTCACAACACCTCAGTGGTTTTCAGGCTGCGCAGGCCTCCTCCAGAGCACCCCTGCTACCACACTTGGATCAATGATACGCTGCAGACGGTGCAGCAATCTGGAGTTCCTCAGAGCTTG GTAATGTGGACTCCTGATCAGCACAGAGCTCAGGTGAGGGAGCTGGCACCTGCTCTGATCCAGACCTCAATGGAGAAACTCAGTCCCCAAAGTCTTCAGATCCACGGCATCAGCCGACTGCTGCTCAGATACAACCAAGTTAGCACAGAGGAAATACG aaatatttcgGAAACCCAAACCGATCTGACGCTTTACACCGTCAACGAGCCGTGGCTTTACTCTGTGCTGTGGTGCAGTGGGGTGTCATCGGTGTCCTCAGAGGCTCCCCACGTCCTCAGGAAGGTGCTCTACCCCGTCTGGCTCATG AGACCAAATGAATTCCGCCTGATGTGGGTTTCTGCCGACCTCATCTCCTTTGCTGTAGTTGTTGGAATATTTATTTTCCAGAA CTATCACACAATCAG GTATCGGACTAGCGGTCTCCGTAGCTACAACCCTGAGCAGATAATGCTGAACGCTGCAGTCAGGAGGTCCAGTCGGGACATCAATGTGATGAAGGAGAAACTCATCCTTTCTG AGGTGCTCAAATCCAGTCTCGGAGGGCCTCTGTCCTGCACGTTGTGTCTCTACAGAAAGCCTGATAATGAGCTTCTTTTTACACATGCTCCCATAGGGCTAATTTTATGTAGATCCcgaaagtaa